CTTCGCAGCCCACTCAAGAGCGGGTCCGAGCTGCAGCCGTTGAATGTCCCTGAGTCTCGGGAGAGCAGGTATAGGCGGCTTTCCCGTCCGGCTAGCGAAGAATCCGGCTGTGGCCGCCGCTGCCGCCCGCTCGGCGTAAGAGGGGAAGCTCACTCCCTGGTCCGACATTGCCTGTTTATAGACAGGCAGCAGACGTTCGGCAGTCGGGCCGCCTTCTCCTTGAACACTTGGAAAGAAGAATATGACATCAAGTATTAACGGACCTCTGCACGCCAGTGCCCAGTCGAATAGAACGAGCTTATCGTCCCTGAACCGAAGATTGTCCGAACGTATATCGCTGTGAATGAGCCCCCAGGGCTGGTCCATTCGCATCAATTCAGACTCGGCCGCAATCAGAATATCAAACGAATCGTTAAGCCAAGCCTCGGCTTCAGTTCTATCCTCCCCAAACAATCCGAGGAAGCAGTCCGATTCTTCTCGGTTATATCGAATTGTCCGCCAATTGTCGGTGAAGCCTTTCACATTGATTTCGTCGACCTTTCCCGATTCGGGCATACCCCGCAGATGAAATTGTGCAATATCATGAACGGCTTGAACCGCCAGCTTATCTGTCCAGGGAGGTACTGCAGCGGCATCCTTCAAGTCTTCAAGCAATAGGAGGTGCCAACCGTCAGCCATGACAGAGCCGAGATATGATGGGGAAAAGGGACGGATTGCATCGATATTTCGGTATGCCGACTCTTCGACCGGGACAACCCTCCAGTTCACTTCGTTCGAGCCTTTCCCGGCACCCTTCGCAAACACGGTTCGGCCGTCTTCCAGAAAGATGCGGAACGTTGCACTGGGCCCGTATCCCCCAAACACTCGAGTACCTTTGCGGATCGGGGAACCCACTAAGGCTTCGATCTCCCTACGCACCGGGGCCGGCACATCACTCCAAAATGGTTTAGGTTCGCGCAAGCGTCACACCTCCTTCCTGAGAATCGTTATGTACGATTTAAGCCATTCAGTCTGCTAAATTCGGTTTGTATCCCCGTTCCACTCTTTAATCAGTTTTTTAATTTGCTCGCCGGTCAGCCGCTCCTTCACAGCTTTCCTGCACAATTCGGGGAACTCCCGGTCACCTGCAAAACGCAGTCCCGTGATTTGCTTCAAGGTTAAGGACGGATCAAGAAGCTGCCCGGTTAAGACGAAATGTCTAAGCTGCTGTTCGGATCGAATAACCCGGTCCTGCACCTTTAAAGGGTATATCCGAAGTATGAATACGATTAATACAAGAATAATACTCATCAGGAAGCTTAACACGGACAACCAGAGCATTTCCCCTGAATTAAATGAGTTGATAAGCAATATTACGGTTCCAACTAAAACAATAAAGCTCAGCGGCACCAATACGAAATGATAAGGGGGATGAAATCTTCGGTGAGTGCTGAAATTCTGTTCTTGCAAAATAATCACCCTGCTTCCCATTGAAATGTAATACTACGAGTATAAATCAATATCCAAAGGTTTCCAACTGTTTTGGATACGTCTTAAGCCTGATTCGAAAATCAGGCCGAAGGCTGAAGCTGTTTCCTTCTCACGCTCGTCGTTACTTCCATCTATTTCCTTTAGACTGGAACTAATGAAGTGAGTGGAGGGAAAATATTTATGAATTTACAATTCGTGCAGCGAGCGGAACGTTCGCCAAAGCTTTTCGAAGGAGAAATGTGGCTCGTATTTACAGGGCTGCTCGGCTTTCTGCTTGCCGGCTTTTGCGCGGTATGGGTGCTATTCAATGGGGGACCTGTTTCTCCGAATGGGGATGTCGCGAAAGCTTTATCGTTCAACGCCGCTTTGGGTGCCTTTATGCTGTCGACGGCCGCCATCGTTCCACTTACTGCAATGGGCAGGAAGAGCAGAAGCTTCTTCAGATGGTCATACATTATACTGGCGCTGTACTCGTATGGGGTAGAAACCGTGCAACACTTCCGGGGTGTCAATCCGAGGTTTGTGGAGGACGGCGCTCCCATTGATGTTCTGCTCGGTTCAATCTTTGCCTTTGTAGCGCTGCTCCTTATCCTTTACTATCTTTTCTTGGCCGCATACTATTTCCGCCGGAAAGCCTATAAGGGCCGGCCGGAGCTTGTACTCGGCATCCGCTACGCCATGATAGCCACAGTCTTATCTTTTGCGGCGGGCATTTGGATTTCAATCAATGAGGGCCGTTATACAGGTATGGGCGGCAACATCATCATTGTGCATGGACTCGGATTCCATGCGCTGCAGGCGGTGCCTTTCGTCGCCTGGCTAACCGAACGGGCACAGCTGCCGCCCGCTGTGCGCCGCTGTTATGTGCATCTGGCCGGCATTACCTTTCTGCTCGGGTTACTTGCAGTGGGCTGGCAGACGATGATAGGCCGGACTGTTATGGAGTGGTCAACGTTTCCACTGATGGCCGCCTTCTGTTTCCTGATCGGAATGGGTGCGGCTGCTGCGGTTCTCCGTACTACACTGACCAGCAAGAGGGTCGGCCTAACCGCAAATGGTTCGAATATGACAATAACGCGAAAATAAACTCGAATCAAATAACAGGCGGCGTTATCGTTCCATGATCTTAGCTGCCCACCTTCGGATCTCGGGATGGTGCAAATGCCAAGAATCCCAAATCGAGATGGCCCACTTAACCGATTGCTTCTGCAGTGCAAGGATATCGGTGAGCGGCAGCAGGTCAGCTACCGTAATCGTACCATTCTGCTTAGGAGGCTCGAGCCAAACGAACTGGTCCGAATAACGGGTCACCTCTTTGATCATCCCTCGTCTCCATCCCGGGTCGCTAACCTTGTATTCGAACATGAGACACAAGTTGACAAGATGGCCGGTGACAGACTGGATCGCTTGGGGAGATGGTGTACCGGGATGCTGCACGGCGTAGGCGTCGACACTGATGCGATGGACATCGGCTGCCGCGCCGTCCCCGTAGAATCGCTGCAGAATTTCTCCGAATGCTGCCCAGCAGCCGGCAGATGACGTCATATAACGATGAATCGGACCGTCGGACGGGGGGAAATGGGACCCGCATCCCACACACGGTTCAGTATAGAGGTGCGTTCGCATTATCGGTTTATTCTGGTTCATTTCCATTAGATTCTACAACCCTTCAGATAGAATAATGTCCTGCCAGGGGGAAGACAGCGCCGACTCAATCTCAATGCCTGTCGATTTCAAATACCGACTGACCAACCGATATCCCACTTCGAAGCCTGCCAGATGAGGGATCCCAAATGATGGATGCCCCTGCGCGGAGATTGATGGATCACCATAAAGATAGGCAGCTACAACGTTCGCTTCTGAACGGTCAGCTTGAGCAATCATTAATTCACAAGCATATTCAAGTTCTTCATTCGTCAGAGGAACAGGCTCCGGCGGCCGCATGCTGCCAGCCTGGATTTGCATTCCGTAAATGTTGACCGATACATCGTTATAGTCGGGCTTGCCGTAATACCCGGCTACGTGAGACAGTGCCTCTTCCCAGTCATTCGGCGGCACGAAGCCGACTAACCAAGGTTGTATCACATTAGGAAACAAACCTTGTATAAAGGATGCTGCCAAGCCTTCCATGACAAGTGCTTCACCAAGCGATAGGGATTCCGTATAGTGTAACTTTCTCCGGATTCCATGGATGAGGCTTCTCGCAAGGACGTGGCCGAGACGATTCATATTGCCTGCAGCAGGCCACACTCGCAGGAACAAATAACCCGGCGTTCGGCCGTAACAGCTTAGACCCGAACCGTTCAGCATCAAATCTCCATTGCCGCAGTCTGCCGGTAAGATGACAACATTGAGCCGATCGGGCAAAAGAGATGACGGCAGCGCATTCACAATTACACCCAACCATTTCTCGATTCGTTTGTCCAGCTGCAGTCTTTCGGATTCGTCGAAACACCATTTTGTCGCCTCAATATTCCTTGACGGATTAAACAAGCCGTATTGCTGCTGTCCTTCCAAAATGTCGATACCATCGCTTCTTACTGCGGACAGAATGTCGTAATCCTGCATTCCATGTCGTCCTCCAGCTTCCCGGATAATCGTTAAAATACCTGTTTGGCTTTCCGCCCATTCCAAATAACGGGGCAGGTGCTCGTTTGGCTTAGCCTTTTCCGCAAAATACCGGTATAGTACAGGCAATGTATTATGAATGACATTTCGCATGTTCCGTCTCACGCTCCTAAGTATTACATTATATATTTTTGATAAATACATGATAAGGGATAACGCTGCGTTAGAATCAATAGAAACAGCGCAAACATTTTCATAAGGGCGGACAGTGTTATATAATACGTATGTCTCTCATAGGGCGGCATGATCTGTCTGCTAATGAAAATGATAGGAGAAATAGCATGGACATTATCGATATTCCAATAAGTTTGATCGAAGAAGATACCGACCAACCCAGATATCAATTTGATGAAGAGTCATTGCAGGAATTAATGAAAAGCATTGAGGAGCTGGGCCTGCTTTCTCCGATCAAAGTGAGAACGACAAGCGGCGGCCGGTATAAAATCATTTATGGGAACAGGCGGTACAAAGCCAGCAAAATGCTGGGCCGTCCGGTCATTCCTTGTATCGTATCCACCGTAACGGATGAGCTCGAAATCTATCTGGAGCAGATAGCGGAGAATCTGACACGGGAAGGGTTCTCGCCGATTGAAGAGGGAGAAGCCTTCAACAAGCTGCTTAATGATCCCAAGTTCAGCAGTTCGACCAAGTACCTCTCGAGCAAGCTTGGGAAGCCGGAAGCCTATATCAAAAACAAATGCGAGCTTCTGAAATTCGGCAATGCGGTAAAAAAGCTGGTCGTTAGCGGCACGGAGATAAAGAAAGATAAACTAACCGAGGATCAGCTGATGCCCATCAAGGATTTGCCAATCGAGCACCGCGACCCGCTGGCCTTGATTATTGCCAGGGATGAGCTGCCCGTCAGCGATGTCAAAAGGATTGCCCGTTTATTCAAGGATAAGGATCTCTCATCCGGCACCAAAGACAAGCTGCTGTACAAATCCGGGCGTGAGCTGCTGGAAACATGGTTCGTATTCGAGCAAAATAAAGCGGAAAGAGCAAAGGCGGCCGAGCCGAAGGCGGCGGTTAAAAACGTCAATCCGGAGAAAGAAGAACCGGAGCGGGTTAAAGCCGCGCTTATTGAGGGCAAGCTGCAGCGGCTGCTTGCTGCGCTTCCGGCCCACAGTCCTCTCTCGGCGGAAATGATCAGTTCGTTTGAAGGAATCCAGGCAAGCGATAAAGACAATTTTCTGAGGGGTCTGGATATGCTCATTGAAAGCTTGGAGAAGCATCTTGCGGATTGGAGAACCGTGAAGGATCTGGCTAATTCCAAGGTATCGGCAACAGAAACGACGGAATAATAGAACGGTTATAAAACAGCGGCA
This is a stretch of genomic DNA from Paenibacillus sp. sptzw28. It encodes these proteins:
- a CDS encoding phosphotransferase; its protein translation is MREPKPFWSDVPAPVRREIEALVGSPIRKGTRVFGGYGPSATFRIFLEDGRTVFAKGAGKGSNEVNWRVVPVEESAYRNIDAIRPFSPSYLGSVMADGWHLLLLEDLKDAAAVPPWTDKLAVQAVHDIAQFHLRGMPESGKVDEINVKGFTDNWRTIRYNREESDCFLGLFGEDRTEAEAWLNDSFDILIAAESELMRMDQPWGLIHSDIRSDNLRFRDDKLVLFDWALACRGPLILDVIFFFPSVQGEGGPTAERLLPVYKQAMSDQGVSFPSYAERAAAAATAGFFASRTGKPPIPALPRLRDIQRLQLGPALEWAAKVLSLPKPPPLV
- a CDS encoding DUF6526 family protein, translated to MGSRVIILQEQNFSTHRRFHPPYHFVLVPLSFIVLVGTVILLINSFNSGEMLWLSVLSFLMSIILVLIVFILRIYPLKVQDRVIRSEQQLRHFVLTGQLLDPSLTLKQITGLRFAGDREFPELCRKAVKERLTGEQIKKLIKEWNGDTNRI
- a CDS encoding DUF5946 family protein — encoded protein: MEMNQNKPIMRTHLYTEPCVGCGSHFPPSDGPIHRYMTSSAGCWAAFGEILQRFYGDGAAADVHRISVDAYAVQHPGTPSPQAIQSVTGHLVNLCLMFEYKVSDPGWRRGMIKEVTRYSDQFVWLEPPKQNGTITVADLLPLTDILALQKQSVKWAISIWDSWHLHHPEIRRWAAKIMER
- a CDS encoding DUF2268 domain-containing putative Zn-dependent protease (predicted Zn-dependent protease with a strongly conserved HExxH motif), with translation MRNVIHNTLPVLYRYFAEKAKPNEHLPRYLEWAESQTGILTIIREAGGRHGMQDYDILSAVRSDGIDILEGQQQYGLFNPSRNIEATKWCFDESERLQLDKRIEKWLGVIVNALPSSLLPDRLNVVILPADCGNGDLMLNGSGLSCYGRTPGYLFLRVWPAAGNMNRLGHVLARSLIHGIRRKLHYTESLSLGEALVMEGLAASFIQGLFPNVIQPWLVGFVPPNDWEEALSHVAGYYGKPDYNDVSVNIYGMQIQAGSMRPPEPVPLTNEELEYACELMIAQADRSEANVVAAYLYGDPSISAQGHPSFGIPHLAGFEVGYRLVSRYLKSTGIEIESALSSPWQDIILSEGL
- a CDS encoding ParB/RepB/Spo0J family partition protein is translated as MDIIDIPISLIEEDTDQPRYQFDEESLQELMKSIEELGLLSPIKVRTTSGGRYKIIYGNRRYKASKMLGRPVIPCIVSTVTDELEIYLEQIAENLTREGFSPIEEGEAFNKLLNDPKFSSSTKYLSSKLGKPEAYIKNKCELLKFGNAVKKLVVSGTEIKKDKLTEDQLMPIKDLPIEHRDPLALIIARDELPVSDVKRIARLFKDKDLSSGTKDKLLYKSGRELLETWFVFEQNKAERAKAAEPKAAVKNVNPEKEEPERVKAALIEGKLQRLLAALPAHSPLSAEMISSFEGIQASDKDNFLRGLDMLIESLEKHLADWRTVKDLANSKVSATETTE